The following nucleotide sequence is from Osmia lignaria lignaria isolate PbOS001 chromosome 16, iyOsmLign1, whole genome shotgun sequence.
acGTGTTGTACAATTAAGAATTAACATAAACGTACTAtgatcaatgaaaaatattcgtcCATCTGTGTGTACCCTCTCTTCCCAACCCTCAGGAAGAGGTCCAAGTTGATCTAAATCGCTTCGTGATGTCGTAGAAGGGGCAATATGGTTAGGTATCGAACTTGGACGCCCCGTTCGAGGGTCGATCCATGTTGTTGTCCTTTCGTTATGATCAATGAAAAATACTCTACCATTCGGAGCTATCTGCATACCCCAACCAGGTGGTAATCCTTCGTCGCTTGACACGGGAAGCGTCGGTTTTGGACTTTCAATCTAAATATCAAAGGATGATGAAGATTAAGGTAAACGTTTTTAATTGTTCACACGAATATTGAGTGACTGTCAGATAACACTTTTTAACTAAGATCTCTACGCACTTGTTCGGACGATCGCCTAGACCCAGCGGGACTATCCACATTGTCGTCGCTCTGTAAACGTATTATTAACATATTTTAcatcaaaatataattttgtataaaataaatacaaactCACATGATAATCACGCTCATGTAATAATGTCAACTTATTGTGCAATAAGATGACTTACATCTTACGCACGTTCAACATTTGCCGATATATTAAGCGTTTACTGTTATATactatttgtaaaaatatttttaaggaaACAGAATTAAACAAATTCATGCAATATATCAGAtacagaaatttaaaataaaattctaaataaatatgCATATGAATTGCATTGCTGAAGGCATAAAAACCCTTTTAGCCAAATATTCCGGGGAAATAATCACATGCAAATGCATGGTGAATTTTCTGAAATATCAGTGCTAGGAAGCAAATATCCTTCTTTCGTTTTCAATATTGAACTTCACTGGTATAGTACGAACACgcatgtaaatgtaaataaaagcATTGAATAGAACTGAAAGTGAGCATGTCTACGTGTTTGAGTACCTGGTCTTCACTTTCACTAAGGTAGCCACGTTGATCAACAGAATGTCCAGAGTCTGAAGAAGTATCCCCCATACCCCCTCCCCTATGATTCTCAATCTCATTATCTCTCGTTTCCGAATCTTCACCTTCCTCGCGGAGAACTTCACCATCCTTACACACACATGCACAAAATTGCTACATACTGCATGCTAAGTATTctatttgttaaaaaattatcatatctttgaaatattagtatttatcattttttgtttctttcacgATTCATGCATATCTAGCAATTAGTAAATCGTTAGttacaatcatatttttcattGCGACGTTACCGCATATTAACATAGGTATGTATAAAAAAGCATGTGTATATCTGTAGTTGCCAAAATATAATACACTTATAAATATTGAGTAGGACTACGAATGTGTTCAATTGATTAGAGATTTTTTTTAACTACAACTTGTTAAATTCATTACACAACACACCTCAAGTCCTACACTTTTtgtgcgtgtgtgtgtatgCATCTATATACACACATACGTTTTACATAtggaatataaatattattataaagatCAGATAATACACAGGGCACATATGTAAACAGAATATCATACTATAAAAGAATTAGTTACGATAACAAAATACATTCAAACTATTAAAAGTTAATGTACAAGAACTCTAATTATATAAGTCACATTGTTTCATTGTATTTATTGCAATTAAATGATTTAGCATTAGCATTACCTGATTAATTGAACTCCTGTGTCTGTTTTCTTCATCCGCGCTAATATGGAAACGTCGCTGAAATTCAGTTGCTGCAGTACTGAAATTTCTCTCAGATGTCGTATTTCCACTAGGTGAAGTAGTACTGTAAATATATTTTAGTATCTTACAAATATCAGTATTCACGTTCATAATTTATAGATACACGCAATAGCGGCTTGACAATTGCCCGCTTTAGGAGCACTAAGAGAGAATTTTTCTCAGAAACGGAGAATTATCAAGCGTCAATGACACGCGTGTTTGCTTCATATTGTTATTTATCTGACAGTTATACATTCGGTAACTATCTAGAAGGCAGAGTGGGGTGCACGCGCATATGTGACTAATGCGTACAAATACGGGAAGTTTCTAACAGGGAATTACCTAGCGACTACTATCATTATGATTTGTTTTAAAAAGTATGTAATATGTTTTACATACGATTCTGTTGGACATTCCCATTGTGTAAATCTTGCTATATGATTAACATAATATGTTCTTCCATTTGCATCCTGTCTTTCTTCCCATCCTGGTGGTAGAGGTCTATTAAGGGCAAcctataaaaattgtttaaaaatattatttattgtgaatgtgatatttaaaatttatcaatttatccatattatatatatgtacatctgCAACCTGTTCCATTGGGCTATTATTTGGTTGTTGTACCATTTCCCACCCTCCCGAGTCAGTTGTAGCATCTCCATTATCATTGTCAACACTTGATGTATCAGAAATATATGCATGGTATACCTCCAATGTACCCTTCACTCTCGAACGCTGACTGGAATGATTACTAGCCATATCCTCGTAAGTTATTCATTTTGCATTTGcaaacaaaatatacaaaagaaaatattttaataaactaaataaaaaaactgatataatgcaaaatattaTAGCCTACAGAACTCAAAACATTGCAGAGAAGTGCATGTGAAAATGATGGCAATAAAAGTTAATGAATAAATTAAGGATACAGATGCAGTTATCTAAGAATTCaaattgcataaaaattcataaacaaaTCATTCTAAATTAGAAGCATAATAAGATACATATATAGCTCCAAGCATACATTATAACAGCACTTACCTACGGGGTCTTAGTAAATAACGTCTAGTAGGAATCGTACGACCTTCTTGTTCTTTAGGCAggttaattaatgttaattctATCATTCCAAGAAAATCATCCCTTGTCAATCTATTTTCATCAAAAACTTGTAATACTAATTTGTGATCAACAGGTTTAACCTGAAGATGAAAAGTAGCTATGTATTAAATCTCACATATATTTAATTCGACATGTCACCAAAGTACATTATATTAATCTTACTCTAAATATAAACTCTTCCTCCCAAGTGGGATTCAAAGTTTTTTTCTTAGTTTTTGTGAGGGCAGAATCCACAGTTTGATCACCATTTATAGTATTTAAGTCAACACGTACATATGGATCGCTTGCACCAAAGATATCTTTCTTTGCTAATTGGTGTGCAGCGATCACTTTTAATCTCAGCTTGCTAGTAGCTTCATTCCTCTGTGCAAAACACAAAAACCCAAATATTATAATACAGTTAAATTGTGGTTATTAACTGAATCAATGATCATTTTATGATAGCTCATatcacttttttttatataatataaatttataagaaaagaaCAGCTTCTTTTATGAATCATTGAAATGTCAAGTATTTTATTCAATTGTATGACTAATTAGGTGATAATATTTTCCTGTTCGTTTTTGTGTATTTCACATAATAAAggtacttttaattattttattacttattgATAAGATTGATTGGAGTTGCTCAAAAGGTAAACGTAATAAAAACAACTTGTATTGGAATTTTTAGTTAAATAAAAACCTACAACGTTAGCATAACAATCGTAAAATCAACAACTCTCTGGAAGTAACACCCTTTCTGAAGTCTATCAATCAAAAATCCAACCTGTACTTGTCAAACTGTCAAAATAGTTACGTACGGATTCTCCGTCAACTCCTGGCGGTGGATTATATCCGTAAACATGTTCTTCTGCCATTAACGTTATATGTaatcgatttttttttaatcgtcGACTgctgtttcttacaatttagaGAAGTTCACAGTTTCTTATGTGCCATCAAGAAACCTATTTTGTCTTAACCCCTCTCCGTCACTATTGCATGAACGAAACGGATATGACATACTCCCGCTTAAAGATGGCTAACTtcctttcaaatatttaaacataactaaaaatttaatttcttcattttatctACGTTCCAATCAAGAAACTTATCTTTATCCTCACGAAAATACTTGCCCCTTTATAAGACACGTTACTCTTGAttctttaaattatattaaggACTATTAAAAAGGAACTTAAAGAAAAAAGTTACATTCTACATAATGCTGAAATGAATAATATTCAATGCGCCTGCGAATATCTTTCCGAATTTTCCTAAATAAAAGTCTTTCGTCATTATACGCAATAAGTTGAGCGGCAATATCGAAATTACTTTTGATATAAGTAAGGTTTCTATTTAACATTACCATCATATTTGAACAGTTAATGTGTGTAAAACGTAATTTATGCGTTTTGGAATGTATTCTTAATGATTATCAAAACACTGTTTTAAGGGCTTTATATTAACAGACATATGAACATTACAACAATTGCATTTTAGCACGTACGAGGAAACATGATTATTCACATACCATAGGCTCTGTCAGTGAGACTCGTCCAGGTCTTGTATTAGCTTGTAGTACTCTAGATGCAGAACGATGCTGGCTGTTCCAGGTATAAGAACGATTCCTCTGAGGAGGTGATTCAACACCAGCATATATTGGGTAGGTCAAAGTACCTGGCatcttatatttttaaattctgagTACCTTCCACATTGATACAAATGTTCTTCACTATATCGATTACATGTGTTTTAGTTTTGATAtgtgatattaattaataaacataattcctaaacataaaataagaatagttattttaaattatgttaatgcattaaaaccaaattcaaataaattttacgGCACTTTAAGTATAATTGCATATGAATCTAACATTAAATGGAGTATCAATAAATAAAACTAATGTTATTATTCTTTGTTATGTAACAACTATAATATAGATGAAAACATTACAATAGATActtgatattaaataaattaacgttttaaattgtatttgtaACACAACATACAGTATTATTGGAATAATATGTGTATATGAATACATACTAGTAACAATAAGATTTATGCAGAATCATTAAGCATCAATACAAGGTAACATAAAGTGTTAaacaaaatatgattaattGAATAAACACTTTTCAAGAAAACTTGTACAATTCACGATTAACTAATTATTCATATAtatgataatttatattaaaacttttaacagaAAGAACATAATGCATGATCGTCCATAACTGAAAATCCACTTATTTCTGATGTGAacgttaaatataaaaatctttcgAGATAAGAAGAGTGCTTTAAATCATTAATATGATAACACGTACTTGTTCAACTACGAAATTAACTACTACATTGAAAGTTAGATAAACATACAAACAGGTAATTGTTCCATAAACTATAAATGATTCAAATAAAAGTCTATAGAAacgattaaaaatagaaattacaaaGGTAATTATCTAACAAATAGTCTATAATGTATACTTATTAATGTTTCGAACAAGTATCGTTTCTTGATATAACCATAGTATTACTTTGTGTTTTCAtgatatgaagatatttaattgattattttattcaacttGCATTTGTTATATAGGTAGGGTGGCGCTCTTGAAGTTGTTAAATGTCAATCTTTGTCTGTTTCTGAGTAATTCGAAATCAGtacaaaaaaaatgttcaatacTTGTATAGAAACTTCCGCTTCTAATACGTGAATACGTGACATATTGAACGTAACACGTATTCAAAATGTTAGTAAACATTCATTTGTGTTCGCAAATATGTATATGTCATTAACaatcaatataaaattaaagtaaaaataatagTCAAGCTTGTAAATAAAACACAAGTACActtttagatttatttttatgtatgataCAGGTTAAGTGGTAATAAATAAGTATTACTCCATCTTCGTTatacttgaatttttaaaattgttaagaTGTTAAGAAGACGAAATGTGAACATTAAAACTGTCAAGGAACTGGATGGATTTCCCAAGGTTCCTGAACCTTATGTTGATAAGACTGCAGTTGGAGGAACATGTAAGCTTTATGCTACATAATTCAGTGTTTTGTTTATACccaataataacattttatgtttttaatttacagTTTCCATATTTACCATATGTACTATTGCATATCTCATAATAGCTGAAACAAATTATTATCTTGATAGCAGATTACAATTCAAATTTGAACCAGATACAGACATtgatgcaaaattaaaaataaacattgaCATAACTGTTGCTATGCCATGTGGTCGTATTGGTGCTGATGTTTTAGATTCAACAAATCAAAATATGGTAGGACATGAATCCTTAGAAGAAGAAGACACATGGTGGGAATTAACACAAGAACAAAGAGCTCATTTTGAAGCTTTGAAACACATGAATTCTTATTTAAGAGAAGAATATCATGCTATTCATGAACTATTATGGAAATCTAATCAAGTTACCTTGTATAGTGAAATGCCAAAACGGTATGTGAATTGTATTTAAACACTGTTATGGTTTTGTTTTAGGAATCCCATTTATGTTATGATTATATATGTTTTAGAACTCATCAACCTTCATATCCACCAAATGCATGCCGTATACATGGCACTTTAAATGTTAATAAAGTAGCTGGAAATTTTCATATAACAGCTGGAAAATCATTATCTATCCCCAGAGGACATATACATATTTCAGCATTCATGACTGATAGGGATTATAACTTTACTCACAGGATAAATAAGTTTTCATTTGGTGGACCTAGCCCAGGTGTTGTTCATCCATTAGAAGGGGATGAAAAAATTGCTGATAACAGTAAGTTTATGTGACATATAGAAGATGAATATGAGTTTTGTGAAatctattattaataaaaaacaattgttTTTTTAGATATGATTTTATATCAGTATTTTGTAGAAATAGTTCCCACAGATATACAAACTTTACTAAGTACTTCTAAAACTTATCAGTATAGTGTAAAGGATCATCAAAGACCTATTGATCATCAAAAAGGATCTCATGGAATTCCCGGGATCTTTTTCAAGTATGATATGAGTGCACTTAAAATAAAAGTTACCCAACAACGCGATACAGTATCCCAGTTTTTAGTAAAATTGTGTGCTACAGTTGGAGGTATTTTTGTTACAAGTGGTAAGTACCTTCGTTTAAATAATTCgcgttttattgaaaatatttttaatacattaaattttACAGGATTAGTAAAGAACATTGTTCAGTATTTTTGGTACATAGTATGCTGCAAGTTTCTAACGCctaaagaaaacaaaaatgacCAAATGTTTTCAACCCCAGTTGTTGGTACTAACTATCAAATACCTGGAACAATAAATCTATTAAATGTTCCAATACCAAATAACGTGGATATCATGTTTCAggctaaataaaaataactttattttaaaatgaaaatgacaATGAATGATTTATTTGtaacaattttgtaaataataaattaataataacaattttatatttatgaattatAGTTGTTTTTCTTAACAATTTGTATAATAGGTCTATTTGCGAATTTCTGGTTCCCCTAGCAGCAAGTGGGAGAAGCAGCAGGTTCCCTCTCCTGTTAATTTCCTCCAATGAAATGGTTTATTAGAACAGAAAGTATAAGAAAGAAATGACAAGGAGATGAATGGCACGAATGGTAGTAGGAAAGTTTGATCGAAAGATGACATTTTATTCACAtttattaaatcaatgcattaaTGTTGTACGATATGCGTAGCAAAAGATTAGTCGGCTGAAAATCTTCGCATGCGCTCGTCCGAACTATTTAAGAgaacgaaatttatttcattctcaAATAAAATTAAGGAAACGTAAATTGTTTAGAAATGGCAGATATTAAACCAGATCATAAAGTTGAAGATACTGATAATTATGGAATGGGTAATAATGCGGAACCAAAAAATATGCAAGAATTGACAGAATATGTAAGTATAGGCCGATGTATTGTTGTGTCATTTGTTGTAACTCAATGTTACGATTCCttgtttatattttctttttttatttttaggtacAAACACTACTACAAAATATGCAGGGTAAATTTCAAACAATGTCAGATCAAATTCTTGGAAAAAATATCCTTTTCTAAGCCTTTTTTTACAAACATGCTTCCTTAAATAACCTCAAAAAATGTAATGGTTATGAACGCCgaaatgtttattttatgaaagtgagaactaatatataaaaaaaagaagttatttaaggaaattttatatttactttaaCAGTTTTGTACTCGgaatgttaattattataactatcCTTAATAGAAAATACTAGATGAAATGGGAAACAGGATAGATGATCTAGAAAAGAACATCACAGACCTAATGACACAGGCTGGTGTAGAAGGAGGTGAAAAATGATCATATCTATTATAAGATTGATTTTGATATACAaacaaaaacatttttaatattggtTAATGCTATTGGTCAAGAATGATATCTAAAGGTTATTGATATGTACTTTTagttataaaagaaataaatcacCTTTTTTGCAGTAAAGTAATCCAATCTAatctacattttcttttttcttgttaaATAAAAACGGGAGACATACTTAATTATACTTAATAATCATAGGCTTTGTTAAAAACTTCTGATATGCAGGAATTGGGGGTATtgctttaaatataaatttgcgTGGACCATCATGTTTAGAATCTGTTTGCAGTTTAATCtacaattgtataaaatattaaatggaattaatgaaatatacataATTACATAGATTTATGCCTGATTCTCACAGGTTTATCTTTAATAGATTCAGAGTCTGTTTCTTCTGAACTCTCTTTATATTCCTCAATTTGTACAGATTCTGAAGAGTTGGTTTTTAAACTAGATTTTGCAGAATCCTATAAATAAATGTTCATTAATAACCATACACAATTATTACATATCAAGTTAAAATGAAGACCTACCGTGGACCCCGTCGCACGGGTATCTAATTTCTGTGAAATGATGGGAGAAGAAGTAAAACGACTAGCCAAATTAGTTAGAGAATAAGCTTGTCTAAATGAAGTTCGTTCAACGGTAGCCAATCTTGCAACAGAATCCGGAACACGCATCACTTCACGAAATTCCTAAATTCAATCATTAAATCTAttagtttaaataataaaagtatctGATGTATGTCATCCTCATAATACTAAATTAAATGTGGTAAGCAGAATAATATTTTACCCCATTCATACTTCCTCTCATTGTCTGAAAGTCCTGTGAGAAAAGTATCAGTATGACGCTAATTTAAAATCACCTATGAAACTTTAAAACTTATTTAATgcataacaaaattatatttaatacgtCAGTAACATCTTACCTCTAGATCTTTAACTTCATCGATTTCACTAACGTCTTGATAAGCTTTCGTCAATAACTCCAAAGCTTTTGCGTGAAAACTTAACTCGATAGCAACAAAATCTAACAGTAAGGTTTTTAAGTCATgtaatttccttttttcgaatGAATCAATTTGCTCTTCCAACCCCTTTACAACTCTTGAAACTTCGACGGAAGCTTTCATTAATTCCGATTCAGCTTGTGACTGTATTCATAtttaagaatataaaatacattGCAAATCGTGAacaatttaatatgaatattaatataaggATACGATCATTTGTCTGTTTCTAGGATTTCTTTCTCTGAGCCTGTCCAGATGTCTTTTCCTAGTTAACTCTTTGTCTCGTGCCGCAAAGGTATTTTTCACGTCATCACGAGCATGTTTACAGATAGTCGCATATTGAGAAAGCGGAGCAATTATTTTTGCATCGAATCTTTGTACTTTGGCATCACTAATAacataaaaaattctttttatttacacCTTTTCATGATTTAGCGAAACGAACGCGTACCTGTAGTCGCCTATCACCGAGAGAGTCGCTGAAAAGTTCGTCAATCCTGTAGAAAGTGATCGATTTATATTTTCCGAATGAGCGTAGGTCTGAATTACTTTTGCAATTTCATCGCCTTTATCGCGCAATCTGaaagtatatttataaatataaagaaataaaataatcgatATATAGGGGTACATATATCGGATTGCTGTTACCGACAAACCTTGCCGCTTTTCTTGCATATGCCGCAAACGTCACGCATAATTCTGCGAAATGTTTCTCCACGTTGGATATTCGATCCTGTACAAATTTCGCTTCTTGTTCCCTGACAAAGACGACAAAATAATGAACATAACGTTAAAACATACTTTCAGGTATTTTACAGCCGTGTAATCTGAAAATATTTACCATACACTGGTCTGGGATCTTGAACGTAACATCGTGTCATGTGTACGTATGCGTAgttttgcaatttcttttttttttcttaaatctaAATCGATGTTCGTATGAAAGTGTACTGTTTCTACCGTTTCATTCGCGTGGACTCCCCCACTAAACAGTTTATCGTTGACAGGTGGTGTATTACGACCCGAAGGGAGGTCGATTTTAGTCTATACTAACCGGCCTTTGTCTACCTACCTGCGTAGTTAAGTAAAACTATAGTTTCTTTACACAATGTTTCGAAAGGAATATAGTTCTTTGACCCTTTGCCTGATGATTCATTTTCACGCGACTCCGTACATGCAATTGTTATAAGAACATATTCCAAGAATAGAAATGTGTATAATAAGGattcaaagaatgaaaaaagcaTTAAGAAAACGTGTTTcgtcaataaaatttatagctTCTTTATTACAGCAAACGAATGACCTGCACCGCTACCGATACAAATTCCCGCGTAATTAAACGGAAGTGAAAGTTCTTCCGGAAATTTAACGTCTCTCGTATGACCGTTTCCGCAGTTTCCATGCTCGTTCCAACCCCAACACACAATCCTATCGTTCTCTGCAATATTAAGCATATAATACATTAATATACACGTTGATTTTGAATCCTTTGATGAAAAGTAGAGAAACACCTGTTAAAGCAACGTTATGTTCTGAACCGACAGAAATCTGACGAATTTTCGACTCGTTTTCGAGCCACATAACCTTCCAAGTTGATGATCCTTCGAATTCTTTAACACCTAATTGTCCATACGTATTTCTACCCCACGAAAAAATCTGACCATCTAGAAATAAGtaaattatctttaaaataaTACATGTTACTTATATAATAGATGTAAATTTGAATTACCACTTAATGCAACCGTATGCGACCAGCCACATTGGATCTCAGTCGGTGATTTAAACGGAACGTCTAATAGTTTTATTGGAAAGGATGTATTTGAGAGTATATCAGTATTTAAGCCTAATTGTCCATGTTTATTGTCACCGAAACCATAAAGATCCCCGTTTTCCTCTACTACAATAGTATGACGTTGACCACAGTTAACACTGTGCACATTTGTCAGAGTTGGAACTGTTTACGAAGCAGAATGAAACTCAGGCCATCATGGAAGAAAGGTTTCGTTTCAAAAATGTTTACCTTCTGTGAAAGTGTATGCGGCATTTAAAAGCGGTTCGTTCCTCGACAGACTTAGACCCAATTGTCCTCTATTACCTGCACCCGCTACCAGAACTTTATGATCCTCTGTTATTAGAGCAGTGTGCCTTAGGCCAAAGGAAATCCCTTTAACTTTTCGATCGATTAGAAGTTCAAAAGGTTCGTGCGTCCAACGAAGATTACTCAGGTGTTCCCCCAATTGTCCGAAACAATTCGACCCCCAGAGAAATAAAGTGCCTTCTATTGTCAATGCCGCGGAGCAATCCCAGCCACATGCGATGTCCACGACAACCTTGCCTTCAAGTTTATTATCTAGTTTTCGAAACGAAAGAACATCTTGCTGGGTAGAAAAACCTGCTTGACCTTTATTGTTCCAGCCGCAGGAATAAACGTTACCGTAATCGTCTAAAATTAAGGAGTGACCAGCACCGCCAACTATTTTACGTATTCTTCGGGGTTCTAATGAACATCTGGACAAATCAACTTCTTGGGGTAAAAGACATTCCTCCGAATGAATACCCTGTCCAAGTTGACCATGAGAATTGGCACCCTAAACAGCACATGATTTTTTTCTCTAAATGTAAACCTTATTTTGTcgagtaatttaaatttatgattGCTCTCCACATTTTGAATGTTCCGCCAAGTCATGGTGTTTCTATTTGAATTTGATCTTATTGACTACGAGTTACATTTTATCAACTGTATCTAATctattttgcaatttattatagattttatgtatttaaattattaacgtGATTACATTCGAAATTAAAATGACTGTATATGTAAAATATAGAGTAAAAATGATTAGTACGTTACCCATGAGATTAAACGATAGCTCATCGTTATTTGTAGGTGTGCaaattatttcttataaaatGGTCGTATttgatgtttaaataatatttaaataatagaattaaaaacATATCTACAATTTTAAGCTAGATAACTACGTACTAAAGTAAAGATTGAAAGACTCGCGGAACGGATAGGTTAACTTTTTGAGAATACGATGTATAGATGGCGGCAAACATCTTCATGTATACAATTTTTGTATTcagtttctttatttaattcatGAAAACATTGATTCTTTTATGGCGATGTGCAGAATTGTTATTTAGTTAACTATAGTAATTACAGTCATTAGATCAATCATTGATAGGACTTATACGATATGGAAGAACCTATCAAGTTTGATATCAAAGAGGTTAAGTCTGATCTTTTGCGCGCGATAAACGAATGTTCTCAACGTGGATTATTGCACACCACAAAATGGTTTGTACGTTTTTGAAATAAGAGTAAAAAgagaattgttattttattacggAGAGGgtataaaaagtaatttttatttgtttacagGCTAGCAGAATTGAGTTATTCCTTAAAAGACGTCAAACCAAATGTTCATGACATTACCGCCGATGTGTATTTGTCGGatacagaagaagaagaggatacATATATTTTGGCAAAAACGTATTTCGATTTAAAAGAATATGCTAGAGCGGCTTATTTTACCGAACAATGTAAAACTTCGAAAGTTAGATTTCTACATTTATATTCTCGCTACTTATCAggcgaaaagaaaaagattgatGACATGACTGTAGTGCCCCCGGATCCTTTGAAAAATGATAGTTTAAAATTGTTATGCGCGGATTTGAGGAAAGATCACTTGGATGATAAACTCGATGGTTTTAGTCTTTATCTCTTTGGTGTAACTTTGAAAAAGCTACAACTTACCAGAGAAGCTATG
It contains:
- the Nedd4 gene encoding E3 ubiquitin-protein ligase Nedd4 isoform X1, whose amino-acid sequence is MPGTLTYPIYAGVESPPQRNRSYTWNSQHRSASRVLQANTRPGRVSLTEPMRNEATSKLRLKVIAAHQLAKKDIFGASDPYVRVDLNTINGDQTVDSALTKTKKKTLNPTWEEEFIFRVKPVDHKLVLQVFDENRLTRDDFLGMIELTLINLPKEQEGRTIPTRRYLLRPRSNHSSQRSRVKGTLEVYHAYISDTSSVDNDNGDATTDSGGWEMVQQPNNSPMEQVADVALNRPLPPGWEERQDANGRTYYVNHIARFTQWECPTESTTSPSGNTTSERNFSTAATEFQRRFHISADEENRHRSSINQDGEVLREEGEDSETRDNEIENHRGGGMGDTSSDSGHSVDQRGYLSESEDQSDDNVDSPAGSRRSSEQIESPKPTLPVSSDEGLPPGWGMQIAPNGRVFFIDHNERTTTWIDPRTGRPSSIPNHIAPSTTSRSDLDQLGPLPEGWEERVHTDGRIFFIDHNTRTTQWEDPRMSNPQIAGPAVPYSRDYKRKYEYLKSQLRKPNNVPNKFEIKVSRNNILEDSYRIISSVNRVEILKTKLWVEFEGEVGLDYGGLAREWFFLLSKEMFNPYYGLFEYSATDNYTLQINPFSGVCNEEHLNYFKFIGRIAGMAVYHGKLLDAFFIRPFYKMMLGKSIDLKDMESVDSEYYNSLLWIKENDPSELELTFCVDEESFGHTSQRELKPDGANISLTDENKDEYIGLVIQWRFVSRVQEQMNAFLEGFNALIPPTLVKIFDEHELELLMCGIQHIDVKDWKQNTLYKGDYHANHIVVQWFWRVVLSFSNEMRSRLLQFVTGTSRVPMNGFKELYGSNGPQLFTIEKWGTPDNYPRAHTCFNRIDLPPYESYQQLREKLVKAIEGSQGFAGVD
- the Nedd4 gene encoding E3 ubiquitin-protein ligase Nedd4 isoform X2, encoding MPGTLTYPIYAGVESPPQRNRSYTWNSQHRSASRVLQANTRPGRVSLTEPMRNEATSKLRLKVIAAHQLAKKDIFGASDPYVRVDLNTINGDQTVDSALTKTKKKTLNPTWEEEFIFRVKPVDHKLVLQVFDENRLTRDDFLGMIELTLINLPKEQEGRTIPTRRYLLRPRSQRSRVKGTLEVYHAYISDTSSVDNDNGDATTDSGGWEMVQQPNNSPMEQVADVALNRPLPPGWEERQDANGRTYYVNHIARFTQWECPTESTTSPSGNTTSERNFSTAATEFQRRFHISADEENRHRSSINQDGEVLREEGEDSETRDNEIENHRGGGMGDTSSDSGHSVDQRGYLSESEDQSDDNVDSPAGSRRSSEQIESPKPTLPVSSDEGLPPGWGMQIAPNGRVFFIDHNERTTTWIDPRTGRPSSIPNHIAPSTTSRSDLDQLGPLPEGWEERVHTDGRIFFIDHNTRTTQWEDPRMSNPQIAGPAVPYSRDYKRKYEYLKSQLRKPNNVPNKFEIKVSRNNILEDSYRIISSVNRVEILKTKLWVEFEGEVGLDYGGLAREWFFLLSKEMFNPYYGLFEYSATDNYTLQINPFSGVCNEEHLNYFKFIGRIAGMAVYHGKLLDAFFIRPFYKMMLGKSIDLKDMESVDSEYYNSLLWIKENDPSELELTFCVDEESFGHTSQRELKPDGANISLTDENKDEYIGLVIQWRFVSRVQEQMNAFLEGFNALIPPTLVKIFDEHELELLMCGIQHIDVKDWKQNTLYKGDYHANHIVVQWFWRVVLSFSNEMRSRLLQFVTGTSRVPMNGFKELYGSNGPQLFTIEKWGTPDNYPRAHTCFNRIDLPPYESYQQLREKLVKAIEGSQGFAGVD
- the Nedd4 gene encoding E3 ubiquitin-protein ligase Nedd4 isoform X4, yielding MPGTLTYPIYAGVESPPQRNRSYTWNSQHRSASRVLQANTRPGRVSLTEPMRNEATSKLRLKVIAAHQLAKKDIFGASDPYVRVDLNTINGDQTVDSALTKTKKKTLNPTWEEEFIFRVKPVDHKLVLQVFDENRLTRDDFLGMIELTLINLPKEQEGRTIPTRRYLLRPRSNHSSQRSRVKGTLEVYHAYISDTSSVDNDNGDATTDSGGWEMVQQPNNSPMEQVADVALNRPLPPGWEERQDANGRTYYVNHIARFTQWECPTESTTSPSGNTTSERNFSTAATEFQRRFHISADEENRHRSSINQSDDNVDSPAGSRRSSEQIESPKPTLPVSSDEGLPPGWGMQIAPNGRVFFIDHNERTTTWIDPRTGRPSSIPNHIAPSTTSRSDLDQLGPLPEGWEERVHTDGRIFFIDHNTRTTQWEDPRMSNPQIAGPAVPYSRDYKRKYEYLKSQLRKPNNVPNKFEIKVSRNNILEDSYRIISSVNRVEILKTKLWVEFEGEVGLDYGGLAREWFFLLSKEMFNPYYGLFEYSATDNYTLQINPFSGVCNEEHLNYFKFIGRIAGMAVYHGKLLDAFFIRPFYKMMLGKSIDLKDMESVDSEYYNSLLWIKENDPSELELTFCVDEESFGHTSQRELKPDGANISLTDENKDEYIGLVIQWRFVSRVQEQMNAFLEGFNALIPPTLVKIFDEHELELLMCGIQHIDVKDWKQNTLYKGDYHANHIVVQWFWRVVLSFSNEMRSRLLQFVTGTSRVPMNGFKELYGSNGPQLFTIEKWGTPDNYPRAHTCFNRIDLPPYESYQQLREKLVKAIEGSQGFAGVD